The following are from one region of the Arthrobacter sp. TMP15 genome:
- a CDS encoding TlyA family RNA methyltransferase → MTRLDQELVNRGLARSRTVAATLIKAGRVTVAGAPVIKAAYAVDTESLVVILPGNEEDYVSRAGHKLAGALAHFPQVRVIGKRCFDAGASTGGFTDVLLRRGASAVAAVDVGHGQLVDSLRNDPRVEVYEGMNIRYMSADDIGGPADLTVCDLSFISLTLVMAPLVLATKIGGDLLLMVKPQFEVGKDRLARTGVVSSENERRRAVALVASAAVANGLVLQGIGVSALHGQDGNVEYFLLATRVVSGAAHKIEEQERSVRTLLATLWPGSM, encoded by the coding sequence ATGACTCGACTCGACCAGGAGTTAGTAAATCGTGGTTTGGCGCGATCGCGAACTGTGGCAGCTACTCTCATCAAGGCCGGCCGCGTCACCGTTGCCGGAGCTCCAGTGATCAAGGCGGCCTACGCCGTTGACACGGAGTCGCTGGTGGTCATTCTCCCAGGCAACGAAGAAGACTATGTGTCCCGGGCAGGCCACAAACTTGCCGGGGCTTTGGCACATTTTCCGCAGGTGCGCGTAATCGGAAAGCGCTGCTTTGATGCGGGAGCTTCCACGGGGGGATTCACCGACGTGCTGTTGCGACGGGGAGCTTCTGCGGTGGCGGCCGTGGATGTTGGGCACGGCCAGCTGGTCGACTCGCTACGTAATGATCCTCGCGTTGAAGTCTACGAGGGCATGAATATCCGCTACATGTCAGCCGATGATATTGGTGGACCCGCCGATCTCACCGTTTGCGACCTCTCTTTCATCTCACTGACGCTTGTCATGGCACCACTTGTCCTTGCCACCAAAATTGGCGGTGACCTGCTCCTGATGGTAAAGCCACAGTTTGAGGTGGGCAAGGATCGTCTTGCCCGTACTGGTGTGGTCAGCAGCGAGAATGAACGACGGCGCGCAGTCGCCCTGGTTGCCTCAGCGGCGGTTGCCAACGGACTTGTTCTGCAGGGTATTGGAGTGAGCGCATTGCACGGTCAAGATGGAAATGTTGAGTATTTTCTACTCGCCACGCGTGTTGTGTCCGGGGCTGCGCATAAGATCGAAGAACAGGAACGTTCTGTGAGGACGTTGCTAGCTACACTATGGCCCGGATCCATGTGA
- a CDS encoding CTP synthase — protein MIGSNSVVQRSNSRFSGQSKTTKHIFVTGGVASSLGKGLTASSLGHLLRARGLSVTMQKLDPYLNVDPGTMNPFQHGEVFVTDDGAETDLDIGHYERFLDENLEGSANVTTGQVYSTVIAKERRGEYLGDTVQVIPHITDEIKRRMRLPAEGPNAPDVIITEIGGTVGDIESQPFLESARQVRQDVGRNNVFFAHVSLVPYIGPSQELKTKPTQHSVAALRSLGIQPDAIILRSDRVLPEAMHTKIGRACDVDVEAVIGCPDASSIYDIPKILHSQGLDSYIVRALDLPFKDVDWTKWDKLLDVVHNPAHHIEIALVGKYIDLPDAYLSVTEALRAGGFANATKVKIRWVPSDDCATEAGAIKALGDVDAICVPGGFGIRGLEGKLGALRFARENKIPTLGLCLGLQSMVIEYARNVVGLDGASSSEFDENPTYPVIATMEEQQDIVAGKGDLGGTMRLGLYPAVLAEGSVVAQTYGRTDVSERHRHRYEVNNLYRDQIAAAGLVFSGTSPDGKLVEYVELPRDVHPYYVSTQAHPELSSRPTRPHPLFAGLVAAALERQSATRLLEV, from the coding sequence ATGATAGGCTCGAACTCCGTGGTGCAACGATCAAATTCCCGGTTCAGTGGTCAGTCCAAGACGACCAAACATATCTTCGTCACCGGTGGGGTCGCGTCCTCGCTTGGTAAGGGGCTGACGGCTTCTAGCCTCGGTCACCTACTGCGTGCGCGCGGACTCTCTGTGACAATGCAAAAGCTCGATCCCTATCTCAATGTGGATCCAGGGACAATGAATCCCTTCCAACACGGTGAAGTCTTCGTTACCGATGACGGCGCCGAAACGGATTTGGATATTGGCCACTACGAGCGCTTCCTCGATGAAAATTTGGAAGGCTCCGCTAACGTCACAACAGGACAGGTGTACTCAACTGTCATCGCCAAGGAACGCCGAGGCGAGTACCTGGGGGACACCGTGCAGGTCATCCCGCACATCACCGATGAGATCAAACGTCGCATGCGTCTGCCCGCCGAGGGCCCCAACGCACCCGACGTGATCATCACGGAAATTGGCGGCACAGTAGGAGACATCGAGTCCCAGCCGTTCCTAGAGTCGGCACGGCAAGTGCGCCAGGACGTTGGCCGGAACAATGTGTTCTTCGCCCATGTTTCCCTTGTCCCCTACATTGGTCCCTCCCAGGAACTGAAAACCAAGCCCACCCAGCACTCTGTTGCTGCGCTGCGCTCATTGGGTATTCAGCCGGATGCCATCATCTTGCGCTCGGACCGGGTCTTGCCTGAGGCCATGCACACCAAGATCGGCCGCGCCTGCGACGTCGACGTTGAAGCCGTCATTGGCTGCCCGGATGCCTCAAGCATCTATGACATCCCCAAGATCCTGCACTCTCAGGGACTTGACTCCTACATTGTGCGCGCACTTGATCTGCCTTTCAAAGACGTTGACTGGACCAAGTGGGACAAGCTGCTGGACGTGGTGCACAATCCGGCGCATCACATTGAGATTGCGCTTGTGGGCAAATACATTGATCTACCTGACGCCTACTTGTCAGTGACCGAGGCGTTGCGTGCAGGCGGCTTCGCCAATGCCACCAAGGTTAAAATCCGTTGGGTCCCTTCAGATGACTGCGCCACGGAAGCCGGAGCCATCAAGGCTCTTGGCGATGTTGACGCCATCTGTGTCCCTGGTGGATTCGGCATCCGCGGGCTAGAAGGCAAGCTGGGTGCGTTGCGGTTTGCTCGCGAAAACAAGATCCCCACACTGGGACTCTGCCTAGGTCTGCAATCAATGGTTATTGAATACGCACGCAACGTTGTTGGGCTTGATGGGGCTTCCTCCTCAGAGTTTGATGAGAACCCCACTTACCCCGTTATTGCCACCATGGAAGAGCAGCAAGACATTGTTGCTGGCAAGGGGGATCTTGGCGGAACCATGCGCCTTGGCCTATACCCCGCGGTACTGGCTGAGGGATCCGTCGTTGCGCAAACATATGGCAGAACGGATGTCTCTGAACGTCACCGCCACCGCTACGAAGTTAATAATCTGTACCGCGATCAGATTGCTGCGGCAGGACTCGTCTTCTCCGGCACCTCACCGGATGGCAAATTGGTTGAATACGTTGAGCTTCCCCGCGACGTTCACCCGTATTATGTGTCCACGCAGGCACACCCGGAATTGAGCTCGCGACCCACCCGGCCGCATCCGCTCTTCGCCGGGTTGGTTGCTGCAGCGCTGGAACGCCAGAGCGCCACACGGTTGTTGGAGGTATAG
- a CDS encoding NUDIX hydrolase: protein MRLGTPENREHPVAAELSAVVADEESCRPLHARSTVYQGRIWNVVSDTFSLSADSAPLTRDYIDHPGAVAVVVLNEQNQVLLLRQYRHPVHMNLWEIPAGLLDIEGEDFVVGAARELAEEADLVAGQWHVLTDFFNSPGSSSEAIRIYLARQITEVPEDLRHVRTEEEAEIKFAWVDLEEAAAGVLEGRIHNPSAVVGILAAAQAVRTGFSTLRPGNAPWPEHPSQR from the coding sequence ATGCGCCTGGGTACACCGGAGAACCGGGAGCATCCTGTTGCGGCAGAACTGTCAGCTGTTGTGGCTGATGAAGAAAGCTGTAGGCCACTGCATGCGCGGTCCACGGTGTACCAAGGGCGTATCTGGAACGTCGTCTCAGACACGTTTTCACTGTCTGCTGACTCTGCACCTTTAACCCGGGACTATATTGATCACCCGGGAGCAGTAGCCGTTGTTGTCCTCAACGAGCAGAACCAAGTGTTGTTGCTGCGTCAATACAGGCACCCTGTCCATATGAACCTGTGGGAGATTCCTGCCGGATTATTGGACATTGAAGGTGAAGACTTTGTTGTTGGTGCGGCCCGTGAACTCGCTGAAGAAGCCGATCTGGTGGCAGGACAATGGCATGTGCTCACCGACTTCTTCAATTCGCCCGGCTCCTCCAGCGAGGCCATAAGAATTTATCTGGCCCGCCAAATTACGGAGGTACCAGAAGACCTGCGGCACGTGCGGACCGAAGAGGAAGCTGAAATTAAGTTTGCCTGGGTTGACCTGGAAGAAGCGGCCGCCGGCGTCCTGGAGGGCCGCATACATAACCCATCCGCCGTCGTCGGTATCTTAGCTGCCGCACAGGCGGTTCGAACAGGGTTCTCCACGCTGCGCCCCGGCAATGCGCCCTGGCCCGAGCACCCGTCCCAGCGGTGA
- the recN gene encoding DNA repair protein RecN: protein MIEEIRIRDLGVISESTLPLGPGLSVVSGETGAGKTMVVTAVGLLLGNRADAGAVRNGAKSASAEATLTLPSGHPALVRALEAGADIDEHNGSAQLILARSVNADGRSRAHVGGRSAPIGVLNELGETLVAVHGQSDQIRLKNPSAQRAALDKFAAEAHKGFAAKMHSYRSVFERWRITQSQLHELHTASRERLREADALTTALAEIDAVEPLGAEDELLKAEAVRLGNVEVLRKAALGAHEALSAADYGDGIDAATLVDSARRLVETVAETDEELGQTTKRLAEVGYLLADIARDLVSYATSLDSEGPGRLAEVEDRRGELAVLVRKYAPSIDEVIKWADTARIRLTELSDDSGRIETLEAQETAAVHELGVLAMELTSLRRKAAEKLAKAVSAELKALAMPDASLVIEISAAERSIHGQDEIAFLLAPHAGALPRPLGKGASGGELSRVMLALEVVLAAVDPVPTFVFDEVDSGVGGKAAVEIGRRLAMLAEHVQVLVVTHLPQVAAFADQHILVTKSSVSKNSTGITTSNVRLLNDEERVVELARMLAGQEDSATAQAHAKELLLQAARPVK from the coding sequence ATGATCGAGGAAATTCGCATCCGTGACCTGGGCGTCATCTCAGAATCAACGCTGCCACTGGGGCCCGGCTTAAGTGTTGTCAGTGGTGAAACTGGTGCGGGAAAGACCATGGTGGTGACCGCCGTCGGACTCTTATTGGGTAACAGGGCTGATGCTGGAGCTGTACGTAATGGAGCCAAGTCGGCCTCTGCCGAGGCCACACTAACCCTGCCTTCAGGCCACCCAGCGCTTGTGCGCGCGTTGGAAGCTGGTGCCGACATTGACGAACACAACGGCAGCGCTCAACTGATTCTGGCCCGCTCCGTCAATGCCGATGGCCGTAGCCGAGCCCACGTAGGCGGACGTAGCGCACCCATTGGTGTACTTAACGAGTTGGGTGAGACACTCGTGGCTGTGCATGGTCAATCAGACCAGATTCGGCTTAAAAACCCTTCCGCACAGCGGGCGGCACTAGATAAATTTGCGGCCGAGGCCCACAAAGGCTTTGCCGCCAAAATGCATAGCTACCGCAGTGTCTTTGAACGGTGGAGAATTACGCAGTCCCAACTGCATGAATTGCACACGGCCAGCCGAGAACGGTTGCGAGAAGCGGATGCGCTAACCACAGCCTTAGCCGAGATCGACGCTGTCGAACCACTTGGCGCCGAAGATGAACTCCTCAAAGCCGAGGCGGTCAGGCTGGGCAATGTTGAAGTGCTCCGAAAAGCCGCCTTGGGAGCTCACGAGGCGCTGAGTGCTGCCGACTATGGCGATGGAATCGATGCCGCCACACTTGTGGACAGTGCCCGGCGACTTGTGGAAACCGTCGCCGAGACTGATGAGGAACTGGGGCAGACAACCAAACGACTCGCCGAAGTTGGCTACCTTCTCGCTGACATCGCCCGTGATCTGGTCAGCTACGCCACATCTCTAGACTCCGAGGGGCCTGGTCGACTTGCCGAGGTTGAAGACAGGCGCGGAGAATTGGCCGTATTGGTGCGCAAATATGCCCCTAGTATCGATGAAGTTATCAAGTGGGCTGACACCGCAAGGATCCGGTTGACCGAACTCAGCGATGATTCAGGGCGGATAGAGACGCTGGAAGCCCAGGAAACTGCGGCAGTTCACGAACTCGGCGTGCTGGCCATGGAACTTACCTCACTGCGCAGGAAAGCCGCAGAGAAGCTTGCCAAGGCTGTTAGCGCCGAGTTGAAGGCACTAGCTATGCCAGATGCCAGCCTTGTCATTGAAATCAGTGCAGCCGAGCGCAGCATTCACGGCCAGGATGAGATTGCCTTCCTCCTTGCACCCCATGCCGGTGCGCTCCCGCGTCCATTGGGCAAGGGAGCCTCCGGTGGTGAACTCTCACGGGTCATGTTGGCGCTGGAAGTGGTCCTTGCCGCCGTGGACCCTGTGCCCACGTTTGTCTTTGACGAAGTGGACTCCGGGGTGGGTGGTAAAGCCGCAGTGGAAATTGGCCGCAGACTGGCCATGCTCGCTGAACACGTGCAAGTGTTGGTTGTCACGCACCTGCCCCAAGTGGCTGCTTTTGCTGACCAGCATATCTTGGTGACCAAGAGCTCTGTGAGCAAAAACTCAACCGGAATCACTACCAGCAACGTGCGACTTTTGAATGATGAAGAACGGGTCGTGGAACTGGCGCGCATGCTCGCAGGGCAGGAGGATTCAGCAACAGCGCAGGCACACGCCAAGGAATTATTGCTGCAAGCTGCCCGACCCGTTAAGTAA
- a CDS encoding NUDIX domain-containing protein has product MSAPVTLCFLLRNHNAEQQVLLGVKKTGMGVGKVVGIGGHVEAGESVVQAICREVDEETSIGIAAMDLIPAGTVEFIFPAKPVWDMFTTIFLCRKYTGSAIESDEIKPHWYSVHNLPHAQMWADASHWLPAFLAGEGGHWRVVLNDDNETVSESTHMLSPADADESLRGS; this is encoded by the coding sequence ATGAGTGCACCCGTAACCCTGTGTTTTTTGCTCCGCAACCACAACGCCGAGCAGCAGGTGCTGCTCGGCGTGAAAAAGACCGGCATGGGTGTTGGCAAGGTGGTTGGTATTGGCGGTCATGTGGAAGCCGGGGAAAGTGTTGTCCAAGCCATCTGCCGCGAAGTGGACGAGGAAACCAGCATCGGTATTGCAGCCATGGACCTGATTCCCGCCGGCACAGTTGAGTTTATTTTTCCGGCCAAGCCGGTATGGGACATGTTCACTACTATTTTCTTATGCAGAAAATATACTGGCAGTGCTATCGAGAGTGATGAAATCAAGCCGCACTGGTACAGCGTGCACAACCTGCCACATGCTCAGATGTGGGCTGACGCCAGCCATTGGTTGCCAGCCTTTTTGGCAGGGGAGGGAGGTCACTGGCGAGTGGTGCTTAATGACGACAATGAGACCGTCTCCGAGAGTACTCACATGCTCTCCCCAGCCGATGCCGACGAATCTTTGCGAGGCAGCTAA
- the xerD gene encoding site-specific tyrosine recombinase XerD produces MSPLPSSSLPPTKLSRAIADYLLHVGVERGLAPNTLAAYRRDLRRYEDFLVSAHVSEPARVTRHHVSEFAQGLSDGADGGSTLGLRSAARTIVAVRGLHKFWALEGLSDADPAADVHPPQPGRRLPKAISVHDVTRILEVAVTDTPSGLRDGAMLEFLYSTGARISEAVGLDIDDLVLPDSVEDGPSLVRLFGKGSKERIVPIGSYALRALEAYLVRGRPVLVAKGRGTPALFLNARGGRISRQSVWTILKVAAEKANVTVDVSPHTLRHSFATHLLEGGADVRVVQELLGHASVTTTQVYTLVTAETLREVYAAAHPRALG; encoded by the coding sequence GTGAGCCCGCTGCCCTCAAGCTCGCTTCCTCCCACGAAGCTGTCTCGCGCCATCGCAGATTATCTACTCCATGTGGGTGTTGAACGTGGTCTGGCCCCCAACACTTTGGCGGCTTATAGGCGAGACCTTAGACGGTACGAAGATTTTTTGGTGTCTGCACACGTCAGTGAGCCCGCCCGTGTTACGAGACATCACGTCAGCGAATTTGCACAAGGACTCTCCGACGGTGCCGACGGCGGGTCCACCCTCGGATTAAGGTCTGCGGCCAGAACCATCGTGGCGGTCCGTGGTTTGCACAAATTCTGGGCACTAGAAGGTCTCAGTGACGCAGATCCGGCGGCGGACGTTCATCCGCCACAGCCGGGTAGGCGGCTGCCCAAGGCCATCAGCGTTCATGACGTCACGCGTATTCTTGAGGTGGCCGTCACGGATACCCCCTCCGGGCTCCGCGATGGAGCGATGCTTGAATTTTTGTATTCTACCGGTGCCCGTATCAGCGAAGCCGTTGGCCTCGATATCGATGACCTGGTGTTGCCTGATTCTGTGGAAGACGGGCCCTCACTTGTCCGGCTCTTTGGTAAGGGCTCCAAGGAACGTATTGTGCCGATTGGTTCCTATGCTCTGCGGGCACTGGAAGCGTATTTGGTGCGTGGCCGGCCCGTTCTGGTGGCCAAAGGCCGCGGTACGCCGGCGTTGTTCCTCAATGCACGGGGTGGGCGGATAAGCCGGCAGAGTGTTTGGACAATATTAAAAGTTGCTGCCGAGAAGGCGAACGTCACTGTGGATGTCTCACCCCACACACTTCGGCATTCATTTGCTACGCACCTGCTTGAAGGTGGTGCAGATGTACGGGTGGTGCAGGAATTGCTGGGACACGCTTCAGTGACCACCACTCAGGTTTATACACTTGTCACCGCGGAAACCCTGCGTGAAGTGTATGCCGCCGCACACCCGCGGGCTTTGGGCTAG
- a CDS encoding NAD kinase, which yields MTRRVLILAHTGREESMLAALEACVELHANNIVPVMYADELSDMTGYLGVSGVNMEILDKDVTLAEIELVMVLGGDGTILRAAEIVREYDVPLLGVNLGHVGFLAESEREELIQTVAAVVQRRYSVEERMCLDVIVRVAGKMVAHTWALNEVALEKGNRERMIEVVTEVDGRPLTSFGCDGVVMATPTGSTAYAFSAGGPVVWPGVEALLMVPISAHALFAKPLVVAPTSTLAVEVLSRNGAYGVIWCDGRRTVDLLPGARIEVTRSPKPVKLARTQQSTFSERLVRKFELPVQGWRGPSAENPLPPTTQLPIIKSPRPKSALEGTRSGVIRPVPDLTVPPQQSSYSGTTSVYGEDER from the coding sequence ATGACACGGCGCGTCTTGATTCTGGCCCACACTGGCCGTGAAGAGTCGATGCTTGCCGCCCTCGAGGCGTGCGTTGAGCTTCATGCAAACAACATTGTCCCGGTTATGTATGCCGATGAACTCTCCGACATGACAGGTTACCTGGGCGTATCCGGAGTAAATATGGAGATTCTTGACAAAGATGTCACTCTGGCAGAGATAGAGCTGGTGATGGTTTTGGGCGGGGATGGCACCATATTGCGTGCAGCCGAGATCGTCCGGGAGTACGATGTTCCCCTGCTTGGGGTGAACTTAGGTCACGTCGGTTTCCTTGCAGAAAGCGAACGTGAGGAACTCATTCAAACCGTCGCAGCCGTTGTCCAGCGCAGATACTCGGTGGAAGAGCGTATGTGTCTTGACGTGATAGTCAGGGTGGCTGGAAAGATGGTCGCACACACTTGGGCGCTGAATGAGGTTGCACTTGAAAAAGGCAATCGTGAACGGATGATCGAGGTGGTTACCGAGGTGGACGGGCGCCCGCTGACATCCTTCGGTTGTGACGGTGTTGTCATGGCAACACCAACAGGTTCAACAGCGTATGCATTTTCTGCCGGCGGCCCCGTTGTATGGCCCGGTGTGGAAGCGCTTTTGATGGTTCCCATCAGCGCCCACGCGCTCTTTGCTAAACCGTTGGTCGTTGCTCCAACCTCCACGCTTGCCGTTGAGGTGTTGAGCCGCAACGGCGCCTACGGAGTTATTTGGTGCGATGGACGGAGAACAGTTGACCTTTTGCCTGGCGCGCGGATTGAAGTGACGCGTTCCCCTAAACCTGTGAAACTGGCACGGACCCAGCAATCAACGTTCTCCGAACGACTTGTGCGCAAGTTTGAGCTGCCAGTTCAAGGCTGGCGTGGCCCCTCGGCCGAAAATCCGCTGCCCCCAACTACACAGCTGCCGATCATCAAGTCACCAAGGCCCAAATCGGCGCTTGAGGGTACGCGCAGCGGTGTGATCCGGCCCGTCCCTGACCTTACCGTTCCGCCGCAGCAAAGTTCATATTCCGGTACAACCTCTGTTTATGGGGAGGATGAGAGATGA
- a CDS encoding bifunctional 2-methylcitrate synthase/citrate synthase encodes MSEEEVRKGLAGVVADYTAVSKVNPDSNSLLYRGYPVQELAASKSFEEVALLLWTGELPSAQELNVFETFERSNRALDENLKAAIDLLPLHCHPMDVGRTAVSVLGARHPRAEDSSPEAELEKAQALFAQFPSVVAYDQRRRRGLGVVEPRSDLDYSANFLWMTFGEEAAPEVVDAFRVSMVLYAEHSFNASTFTARVITSTLSDLHSAVTGAIGALKGALHGGANEAVMHTFNEIGINADESREEAAARAKAWMEDALAQKKKVMGFGHRVYKNGDSRVPTMKGALERMVAHYNRPEMMGLYDGLEQAMEEAKAIKPNLDYPAGPTYHLMGFDTEMFTPIFIAARITGWTAHIMEQRAANALIRPLSAYNGVAERHVS; translated from the coding sequence GTGAGTGAAGAAGAAGTACGCAAAGGTCTAGCTGGGGTGGTTGCGGACTACACCGCTGTCTCCAAGGTCAACCCCGACTCCAATTCGCTGCTCTATCGCGGCTATCCGGTACAGGAACTGGCCGCTAGCAAGTCCTTTGAAGAGGTAGCCCTGCTACTGTGGACCGGCGAATTACCCTCTGCACAGGAACTGAACGTTTTTGAGACGTTCGAACGGAGTAATCGTGCCTTAGATGAAAACCTCAAAGCCGCGATCGATCTGTTGCCGCTGCACTGCCACCCGATGGATGTGGGCCGGACTGCTGTCTCTGTTCTGGGTGCTCGTCATCCTCGCGCCGAGGACTCATCCCCGGAAGCGGAGTTGGAGAAGGCTCAAGCACTCTTTGCGCAGTTCCCTTCGGTGGTGGCCTATGACCAGCGCCGCCGTCGTGGTTTAGGGGTAGTGGAACCGCGCAGCGACTTGGACTACTCGGCAAACTTCTTGTGGATGACCTTTGGAGAGGAAGCGGCCCCGGAGGTTGTGGATGCTTTCCGTGTCTCCATGGTGCTGTACGCGGAGCATTCCTTCAATGCTTCAACGTTCACGGCCCGAGTCATCACTTCCACGCTCTCTGATCTGCATTCGGCCGTGACAGGCGCCATTGGCGCTCTTAAGGGTGCCCTTCACGGCGGCGCCAATGAGGCTGTCATGCACACCTTTAACGAGATCGGGATCAATGCCGATGAGTCTCGCGAAGAGGCCGCCGCACGTGCCAAGGCGTGGATGGAAGATGCCCTGGCGCAGAAGAAGAAGGTCATGGGCTTTGGCCACCGTGTCTATAAAAACGGTGACTCACGCGTTCCCACCATGAAGGGTGCGTTGGAGCGGATGGTGGCTCACTACAACCGCCCGGAAATGATGGGTTTGTATGACGGCCTAGAGCAGGCAATGGAAGAGGCAAAGGCCATCAAGCCCAACCTCGATTACCCTGCCGGTCCCACGTATCACCTGATGGGCTTTGACACCGAGATGTTCACGCCTATTTTCATCGCAGCCCGCATCACGGGGTGGACGGCACACATCATGGAGCAGCGCGCTGCCAATGCGTTGATTCGTCCGTTGAGCGCTTACAACGGTGTGGCTGAGCGACACGTAAGTTAG
- a CDS encoding cupin domain-containing protein yields MEKSSLTALARELMASAKTKSSGRSARTVYGGHERVLRQTLVALSAGASLDEHDNPGEATVQVLVGRIRLNAGDVQWEGSPGDHLVVPQARHSVDAVEDSAFLLTVAKP; encoded by the coding sequence ATGGAAAAGTCATCGCTGACAGCACTAGCCCGCGAACTCATGGCTTCCGCCAAAACTAAGAGCAGCGGCCGCAGTGCCAGAACGGTGTATGGCGGCCATGAGCGGGTTCTCCGCCAGACACTTGTGGCCCTCAGCGCAGGAGCATCACTGGATGAGCACGACAACCCCGGTGAAGCCACCGTTCAGGTGCTTGTCGGCAGGATTCGACTCAACGCCGGCGACGTTCAGTGGGAAGGCTCCCCAGGAGATCACCTGGTGGTCCCGCAGGCACGCCACAGTGTTGATGCCGTTGAGGACTCAGCTTTTCTGCTGACAGTGGCTAAACCCTAA
- a CDS encoding HAD-IIA family hydrolase, giving the protein MTANALLSGFDAVLADLDGVVYAGPRAIDGAIEALIGLADIGVSLVYVTNNASRTPAQVAAHLRELGAPANEDQVVSSAQAGAALLAQKFPKGAKVLVTGSVALSQEVAALGMEVVTSATDSPDVVIQGFDPSLGWADLAEASYAINAGALWIATNTDMTIPRDRGIAPGNGTLVAAVRAAVEHDPLVAGKPEAPLFRTAANRLKSKAPLVVGDRLDTDILGGNNAGMATALVLTGVDTCETALRARTAERPRFIVDTLAQLYTAYPEVKFDGARVTCGVAAATVMTSESGDAALHIAGRADDTDSWRAACAAWWAAVPSAAEPTDPTITWAKTGAGPAE; this is encoded by the coding sequence GCCGTACTGGCGGATTTGGATGGCGTTGTATACGCCGGTCCAAGGGCCATCGATGGAGCAATCGAAGCCCTGATCGGACTCGCTGATATCGGTGTTTCGCTGGTGTATGTGACGAACAATGCGTCCCGTACACCAGCGCAGGTCGCGGCACATTTGCGTGAGCTTGGGGCACCAGCAAATGAGGATCAGGTAGTTAGTTCTGCTCAAGCCGGTGCTGCTTTACTGGCGCAGAAGTTCCCTAAAGGCGCCAAAGTGCTTGTCACAGGCAGCGTCGCTTTGTCGCAAGAAGTTGCGGCGTTGGGTATGGAGGTTGTAACCAGTGCCACGGATTCCCCCGACGTTGTGATCCAAGGGTTTGACCCCTCACTTGGCTGGGCCGATCTTGCCGAGGCTAGCTATGCTATCAACGCTGGCGCGCTCTGGATTGCTACGAATACCGACATGACGATCCCTCGGGATCGCGGAATCGCCCCGGGTAACGGAACCTTGGTTGCTGCGGTCCGAGCCGCCGTCGAACATGATCCGTTGGTGGCTGGAAAACCTGAGGCGCCGCTGTTTCGCACGGCCGCCAACCGTTTGAAGTCCAAGGCCCCGCTGGTCGTGGGGGACAGGCTGGATACTGACATTTTGGGCGGCAACAACGCTGGGATGGCTACTGCTCTGGTGCTGACGGGTGTGGACACATGCGAAACTGCGCTGCGGGCACGCACTGCGGAAAGGCCACGGTTCATCGTAGATACTCTGGCGCAGCTGTATACGGCGTACCCCGAAGTGAAGTTCGACGGCGCGAGAGTCACTTGTGGCGTTGCTGCCGCGACTGTAATGACGTCCGAATCGGGGGATGCAGCCCTGCACATTGCCGGCCGTGCTGATGACACCGATTCATGGCGGGCCGCATGCGCTGCCTGGTGGGCAGCAGTTCCGAGCGCCGCAGAGCCAACGGACCCCACTATTACCTGGGCTAAAACCGGCGCTGGACCGGCAGAGTAA